A window of Cytobacillus sp. FSL H8-0458 genomic DNA:
CAATGAACCGGGAAGACTATTAAATGAACAAACTGCTATGGTAATGGCCCAGGAACATATTAATGGTGAAGAGTTTGAAAAGGCTCGTTTAATGCTTGCTGATTTTATTGAAGAAGGGAATGCTTCACCGGAAGTCTATTTTCTTTTATCATATGCTGAAATAAAAGTGGGGAGATTAAAAGAAGCAGAAGAACACCTTCTTCATGTAATTAAGGAAGATGCTTCTTTTCATGAAGCACATTATAATCTTGCACTAGTCTATTTAGAAGAAAAGCAACTGGAAAAAGCAAGGAATCATGCACAAAAGGCCGCTGATCTTCAGCCGGATCAGGAGGAGTATCAAAAGCTGTTAAATCAAATAGAATGATGCTGACAGAATTTTCAGCTTACTTCCTGGGAAATAACAGCTGCATTTCCCTGCGAATTTTTATGAATCATGCCATTTATTGGTATGATTTTTTTTATGCATGTCAATGATGTTGAATAGTATGCAAGGAAAAGAATGGAACAGAATGCTGAGGTGGGGATTTTGGAGAAAGCGAGAAGAGAGCCTGTAAAGGTTTCTCTGAAAGATAATATTGAATATCTTAGAGATGCTCTGGGAGTTGACAAAAGCTTTGATGTGATTCAGCTTGATGTGGAATATGCAGAAAGGGAAATGGCTTTATATCTGGTAGACGGCTTTGTAAAAGATGACATTCTGCACTATCTGATGAAGATGCTTGCCGGCCTGGATGCAGCCCAGCTGGAAGGAGATGCACTTTCCAGACTGATAAAAACGTATATTCCATACGTGGAAGTTGAAACAACTGATGACCTGGATAAAGTTGTGGATATGGTGCTGGCAGGGCCGACTGCTCTAGTCGTGGATGGTATCGATGAAGTAATTCTCATTGATGCACGTACATATCCGGTAAGAGGCCCTCAGGAGCCTGATATTGAACGTGTTGTCCGCGGTTCAAGGGATGGGTTTGTAGAAACACTCGTTTTTAACACAGCTTTAACAAGGAGAAGAATTAGGGACAGGACACTGCGCATGGAATATATGCAGGTGGGCAGACGTTCCAAGACAGATGTTGTTGTCAGTTATATTGAAGACATTGCAGATCCGGATATGGTGAGGAAAATAAAGGAGTCTATCTCAAAAATTGATACTGATGGATTGCCGATGGCCGAAAAATCAATAGAGGAATTCATATCAGGCCGGCATTGGAATCCATATCCCATGGTAAGGTATACCGAAAGGCCTGATACGGCAGCAACCCATCTTTATGAAGGCCACGTCTGCATTATCGTCGATGGTTCGCCAAGTGTTATCATAACACCAACAACCTTCTGGCATCACCTTCAGCATGCTGAGGAGTACAGGAATAAGCCGCTTGTAGGGGCTTATTTGCGATTTGTCCGATTTTTAGCTGTCTGGGCTTCCATCTTCCTTTTGCCATTATGGTATTTATTTGCGATAGAGCCGCAGCTGCTTCCTGATGCATTATCCTATATCGGACCCAATGACACGGGAGAGCTGCCATTAGTCGTTCAGTTCCTGATGATAGAGCTTGGTCTAGATATGCTTAGGATGGCTGCAATCCATACTCCTTCCGCCCTGGCCACTGCCTTGGGACTCGTGGCGGCCCTGATGATTGGTCAGGTAGCAGTTGAAGTGGGATTGTTTATTAATGAAGTCATTCTTTATTTAGCAATAGCGGCAATTGGAACATTTTCAACCCCAAGCTATGAAATGAGCCTGGCAAACAGGCTGATAAGAATCGGTCTGCTGATATCAACCAGTATTTTCCATACTTACGGCTATGTAGTTGGGATCCTGCTGATGATTATCATGCTTGCCAGAATGAAGTCTTTTGGGGTGCCCTATTTATGGCCATTCATCCCTTTCAATCTGAGAGCATTCAGGGATGTATTGCTAAGGTCACCAATACCATTGAAGAACAGGCGTCCGCGTTTCCTGCATCCAAAGGATCCAGATCGCTGATCGAAATCCCTTCCTGCCTGGAAGGGATTTTTTATATATTCTAGGGGCTTCTCTGTCTTGAGTAGGGGGGGATTTTAGATTATACTTTTATGTGGTATAAACTTATTAATAAGGCAGAGGTACAGAATGAAAACCATTTATGATATACAGCAGTTTCTTAAGAAATATGGAACTATCATCTACATAGGGGATCGGGAAGCTGACTTGGAGCTTATGGCTGCTGAATTAAAAGAGCTATATGATTCCCAGCTTATTGATGTAAAAGATTATCAGAGCAGCATCTTGATCCTGCGGACAGAAATTCAGAATCTTAAAGAGAATAAATAGAAAGAAAAGGTGATGGAGTTTGGCAGAAAAATGGCTGGTAGGGGTAGATTTAGGCGGAACAACAACAAAGCTTGCTTTTATTAACTACTATGGGGAAATAATTCATAAATGGGAAATTCCCACGGATAATAGTGAAGAAGGAAAAAATATTACTATAAATATAGCTAAAGCTATCGATCATAAATTAGAGGAATTGGATTTAAGCAAGGATAAAATTATCGGCATTGGCATGGGGGCGCCAGGTCCAGTAAATCTGGCAACGGGTGTTGTATATAACACTGTTAATTTAGGCTGGAAAGATAATTATCCGCTGAAGGATCTTCTTGAAGTGGAAACCTCACTTCCAGTCATCATTGATAATGATGCTAACTGTGCTGCTCTCGGGGAAATGTGGAAGGGTGCCGGAAATGGCGCTAAAGATCTGGTGTGTGTAACACTTGGAACAGGTGTCGGCGGAGGCGTAA
This region includes:
- a CDS encoding spore germination protein; the encoded protein is MEQNAEVGILEKARREPVKVSLKDNIEYLRDALGVDKSFDVIQLDVEYAEREMALYLVDGFVKDDILHYLMKMLAGLDAAQLEGDALSRLIKTYIPYVEVETTDDLDKVVDMVLAGPTALVVDGIDEVILIDARTYPVRGPQEPDIERVVRGSRDGFVETLVFNTALTRRRIRDRTLRMEYMQVGRRSKTDVVVSYIEDIADPDMVRKIKESISKIDTDGLPMAEKSIEEFISGRHWNPYPMVRYTERPDTAATHLYEGHVCIIVDGSPSVIITPTTFWHHLQHAEEYRNKPLVGAYLRFVRFLAVWASIFLLPLWYLFAIEPQLLPDALSYIGPNDTGELPLVVQFLMIELGLDMLRMAAIHTPSALATALGLVAALMIGQVAVEVGLFINEVILYLAIAAIGTFSTPSYEMSLANRLIRIGLLISTSIFHTYGYVVGILLMIIMLARMKSFGVPYLWPFIPFNLRAFRDVLLRSPIPLKNRRPRFLHPKDPDR
- a CDS encoding YqgQ family protein, giving the protein MKTIYDIQQFLKKYGTIIYIGDREADLELMAAELKELYDSQLIDVKDYQSSILILRTEIQNLKENK